A single region of the Arthrobacter sp. zg-Y20 genome encodes:
- a CDS encoding pitrilysin family protein, whose product MPDFSDGARPVSASQGHGTVVKLPLTTLPSDPTLVVGTPGGAVVRRSVLPGGVRVLTEEMPGQRSTAIGFWVGVGSRDEAAGRHGSTHFLEHLLFKGTSRRSALDIASAFDEVGGESNAATAKESTCYYARVLDTDLPMAIDVITDMVTSAVLDPDELEQERDVILEEIAMDNDDPADLCHERFSEAVLGDHPLGRPIGGTPEAIRSVSREAVLEHYHRYYRPSELVVTAAGGLDHDQVCTLVFEALRTAGWDLDPAATPSPRRNTEPALISGTAGVHVYNRPVEQANIVMGCPSLTATDDRRFAMSVLNTILGGGMSSRLFQEIREKRGLVYSTYSFSASYADAGYFGMYAGCSPAKTRQVIDLLGSELERLAADGVEPAELAKALGQISGGMVLGLEDSGSRMSRLGRAELVSGEFIDIDESLRRIHSVTAEQVQELAAELAAAPRTITVVGPFESATELGF is encoded by the coding sequence ATGCCGGACTTTTCCGATGGTGCCCGTCCCGTGTCCGCTTCGCAGGGACACGGGACGGTCGTCAAGCTTCCACTGACCACGTTGCCCTCCGACCCGACCCTCGTGGTCGGCACTCCGGGAGGCGCTGTCGTGCGCCGTTCGGTGCTGCCCGGCGGCGTCCGGGTACTGACGGAGGAAATGCCCGGCCAGCGGAGTACGGCCATCGGATTCTGGGTTGGGGTCGGCTCGCGGGATGAAGCCGCGGGCCGGCACGGCTCCACCCACTTCCTTGAGCACCTGCTGTTCAAGGGCACCAGCCGCCGTTCGGCGCTGGACATCGCCTCGGCTTTTGACGAGGTGGGCGGTGAGTCCAATGCGGCCACCGCCAAGGAGAGCACCTGCTATTACGCACGGGTGCTCGACACCGACCTTCCCATGGCCATTGACGTCATCACCGACATGGTCACCTCCGCCGTCCTGGACCCGGACGAGCTGGAGCAGGAGCGCGACGTCATCCTGGAAGAAATTGCCATGGACAATGACGATCCCGCGGACCTGTGCCACGAACGCTTCTCCGAAGCCGTTCTCGGGGACCACCCGCTGGGACGTCCCATCGGCGGTACCCCGGAAGCCATCCGCAGCGTCTCGCGCGAAGCAGTGCTGGAGCACTACCACCGGTACTACCGTCCCTCGGAACTGGTGGTTACTGCTGCCGGCGGACTGGACCATGACCAGGTCTGCACCCTCGTTTTTGAAGCCCTCCGCACTGCTGGCTGGGACCTTGATCCTGCAGCCACACCGTCTCCCCGCCGCAACACCGAACCCGCACTGATCTCCGGCACCGCGGGCGTACACGTATACAACCGGCCGGTGGAGCAGGCGAACATCGTGATGGGCTGCCCGTCGCTGACTGCCACGGATGACCGTCGCTTTGCGATGAGCGTGCTGAACACGATCCTCGGCGGCGGCATGTCCTCGCGCCTGTTCCAGGAGATCCGCGAGAAGCGCGGCCTGGTGTACTCCACCTACTCCTTCTCGGCGTCGTACGCCGACGCCGGCTACTTCGGCATGTACGCCGGTTGCTCTCCTGCCAAGACCCGGCAGGTCATTGACCTGCTCGGGAGCGAACTTGAGCGCCTGGCGGCCGACGGCGTTGAGCCGGCGGAACTTGCCAAGGCCCTGGGCCAGATTTCCGGTGGCATGGTTCTCGGGCTGGAGGACTCCGGTTCGCGGATGTCCCGGCTCGGGCGTGCTGAACTGGTCAGCGGCGAATTCATCGACATTGACGAGTCCCTGCGGCGGATCCACTCCGTCACTGCGGAGCAGGTCCAGGAGCTGGCCGCTGAGCTGGCTGCGGCGCCGCGGACCATCACGGTGGTTGGACCCTTCGAGTCAGCGACGGAATTGGGCTTCTAG